A region of Struthio camelus isolate bStrCam1 chromosome 30, bStrCam1.hap1, whole genome shotgun sequence DNA encodes the following proteins:
- the GABPB2 gene encoding GA-binding protein subunit beta-2 isoform X1, with protein sequence MSLVDLGKRLLEAARKGQDDEVRTLMANGAPFTTDWLGTSPLHLAAQYGHYSTAEVLLRAGVSRDARTKVDRTPLHMAAADGHTHIVELLIRNGADVNAKDMLKMTALHWATEHNHRDVVELLIKYGADVHAFSKFDKSAFDIALDKNNPETLVMLQEAMQNQVNTHLERTNPVANTLTVTSPFILASGEVLNLASLVSSANTKTTSAGDSDVSTVQFSNSTTSVLATLAALAEASAPLSNSNRATGNMEEIVEANSVDSAIQQVVGSGGQRVITIVTDGVPLGSLQTAIPRSSLSQPFIVTMQDGQQVLTVPAGQVAEETIIEDGDDAEEEEEPPAKKQKAEENVSDLEEDKDSDEREVLQQQLQEANRKAQEYRSQLMKKEQEAEQYRLKLAAMVRQQPNGTEVTVLEEVAEVDAVVVTTEDAEGSAMPVVEMDQPTDIAVETVTS encoded by the exons ATGTCCTTAGTGGACTTAGGGAAGAGGTTGCTAGAAGCAGCTCGCAAAGGCCAAGATGACGAAGTGCGAACGCTGATGGCAAACGGTGCTCCTTTCACCACTGACTGG CTTGGGACATCGCCTCTTCACCTTGCTGCCCAGTATGGCCACTATTCAACAGCAGAAGTGCTGCTTCGAGCTGGTGTTAGCAGAGATGCCCGAACTAAAGTGGACAGGACTCCGTTACACATGGCTGCAGCAGACGGACACACTCATATTGTAGAATTGCTGATTAGG AATGGGGCTGATGTAAATGCCAAGGACATGCTGAAAATGACTGCTTTACACTGGGCAACAGAGCACAACCATCGAGACGTTGTAGAGTTGCTGATCAAATACGGAGCTGATGTCCATGCTTTCAGCAAGTTTGATAAATCTGCTTTTGATATTGCTTTGGACAAGAACAATCCAGAGACTCTGGTAATGTTACAG GAAGCAATGCAGAATCAGGTAAACACCCATCTAGAGCGAACGAATCCTGTTGCGAACACTCTGACCGTCACCTCACCATTTATTCTTGCATCAGGGGAGGTTCTCAATCTCGCTAGTCTTGTTTCTTCAGCAAACACCAAAACAACTTCGG CAGGTGATTCAGATGTATCCACAGTGCAGTTTTCCAATTCAACGACCTCTGTGCTTGCCACGCTTGCGGCCCTTGCTGAAGCTTCAGCCCCCCTTTCCAACTCAAACAGAGCTACAG GTAACATGGAGGAAATAGTGGAAGCAAATTCTGTTGATTCTGCCATACAACAAGTGGTTGGCAGCGGAGGCCAGCGAGTTATCACAATTGTAACAGATGGAGTTCCCCTGGGCAGCCTGCAAACAGCCATCCCCAGGAGTAGCCTCAGCCAGCCGTTCATTGTAACCATGCAGGATGGACAGCAAG ttttaactgtACCTGCTGGTCAGGTTGCAGAAGAGACTATTATTGAGGACGGTGATgatgcagaagaggaagaagagccaCCAGCcaagaagcaaaaagcagaagaaaatgtcAGTGACTTGGAGGAAGACAAG GACAGCGATGAAAGGGAAGTGCTACAGCAGCAGTTGCAAGAAGCAAACCGGAAGGCTCAGGAATATCGAAGCCAACtcatgaagaaagagcaagaggcAGAGCAATACCGGCTTAAGCTAGCAGCCATGGTTAGGCAGCAGCCTAACGGGACTGAAGTAACGGTGCTCGAAGAGGTTGCTGAGGTGGACGCGGTTGTGGTAACCACGGAAGATGCAGAAGGATCTGCAATGCCTGTGGTGGAAATGGATCAGCCAACCGATATTGCTGTGGAAACTGTAACCTCCTAA
- the GABPB2 gene encoding GA-binding protein subunit beta-2 isoform X3 produces MSLVDLGKRLLEAARKGQDDEVRTLMANGAPFTTDWLGTSPLHLAAQYGHYSTAEVLLRAGVSRDARTKVDRTPLHMAAADGHTHIVELLIRNGADVNAKDMLKMTALHWATEHNHRDVVELLIKYGADVHAFSKFDKSAFDIALDKNNPETLVMLQEAMQNQVNTHLERTNPVANTLTVTSPFILASGEVLNLASLVSSANTKTTSGNMEEIVEANSVDSAIQQVVGSGGQRVITIVTDGVPLGSLQTAIPRSSLSQPFIVTMQDGQQVLTVPAGQVAEETIIEDGDDAEEEEEPPAKKQKAEENVSDLEEDKDSDEREVLQQQLQEANRKAQEYRSQLMKKEQEAEQYRLKLAAMVRQQPNGTEVTVLEEVAEVDAVVVTTEDAEGSAMPVVEMDQPTDIAVETVTS; encoded by the exons ATGTCCTTAGTGGACTTAGGGAAGAGGTTGCTAGAAGCAGCTCGCAAAGGCCAAGATGACGAAGTGCGAACGCTGATGGCAAACGGTGCTCCTTTCACCACTGACTGG CTTGGGACATCGCCTCTTCACCTTGCTGCCCAGTATGGCCACTATTCAACAGCAGAAGTGCTGCTTCGAGCTGGTGTTAGCAGAGATGCCCGAACTAAAGTGGACAGGACTCCGTTACACATGGCTGCAGCAGACGGACACACTCATATTGTAGAATTGCTGATTAGG AATGGGGCTGATGTAAATGCCAAGGACATGCTGAAAATGACTGCTTTACACTGGGCAACAGAGCACAACCATCGAGACGTTGTAGAGTTGCTGATCAAATACGGAGCTGATGTCCATGCTTTCAGCAAGTTTGATAAATCTGCTTTTGATATTGCTTTGGACAAGAACAATCCAGAGACTCTGGTAATGTTACAG GAAGCAATGCAGAATCAGGTAAACACCCATCTAGAGCGAACGAATCCTGTTGCGAACACTCTGACCGTCACCTCACCATTTATTCTTGCATCAGGGGAGGTTCTCAATCTCGCTAGTCTTGTTTCTTCAGCAAACACCAAAACAACTTCGG GTAACATGGAGGAAATAGTGGAAGCAAATTCTGTTGATTCTGCCATACAACAAGTGGTTGGCAGCGGAGGCCAGCGAGTTATCACAATTGTAACAGATGGAGTTCCCCTGGGCAGCCTGCAAACAGCCATCCCCAGGAGTAGCCTCAGCCAGCCGTTCATTGTAACCATGCAGGATGGACAGCAAG ttttaactgtACCTGCTGGTCAGGTTGCAGAAGAGACTATTATTGAGGACGGTGATgatgcagaagaggaagaagagccaCCAGCcaagaagcaaaaagcagaagaaaatgtcAGTGACTTGGAGGAAGACAAG GACAGCGATGAAAGGGAAGTGCTACAGCAGCAGTTGCAAGAAGCAAACCGGAAGGCTCAGGAATATCGAAGCCAACtcatgaagaaagagcaagaggcAGAGCAATACCGGCTTAAGCTAGCAGCCATGGTTAGGCAGCAGCCTAACGGGACTGAAGTAACGGTGCTCGAAGAGGTTGCTGAGGTGGACGCGGTTGTGGTAACCACGGAAGATGCAGAAGGATCTGCAATGCCTGTGGTGGAAATGGATCAGCCAACCGATATTGCTGTGGAAACTGTAACCTCCTAA
- the GABPB2 gene encoding GA-binding protein subunit beta-2 isoform X2 codes for MSLVDLGKRLLEAARKGQDDEVRTLMANGAPFTTDWLGTSPLHLAAQYGHYSTAEVLLRAGVSRDARTKVDRTPLHMAAADGHTHIVELLIRNGADVNAKDMLKMTALHWATEHNHRDVVELLIKYGADVHAFSKFDKSAFDIALDKNNPETLVMLQEAMQNQVNTHLERTNPVANTLTVTSPFILASGEVLNLASLVSSANTKTTSGDSDVSTVQFSNSTTSVLATLAALAEASAPLSNSNRATGNMEEIVEANSVDSAIQQVVGSGGQRVITIVTDGVPLGSLQTAIPRSSLSQPFIVTMQDGQQVLTVPAGQVAEETIIEDGDDAEEEEEPPAKKQKAEENVSDLEEDKDSDEREVLQQQLQEANRKAQEYRSQLMKKEQEAEQYRLKLAAMVRQQPNGTEVTVLEEVAEVDAVVVTTEDAEGSAMPVVEMDQPTDIAVETVTS; via the exons ATGTCCTTAGTGGACTTAGGGAAGAGGTTGCTAGAAGCAGCTCGCAAAGGCCAAGATGACGAAGTGCGAACGCTGATGGCAAACGGTGCTCCTTTCACCACTGACTGG CTTGGGACATCGCCTCTTCACCTTGCTGCCCAGTATGGCCACTATTCAACAGCAGAAGTGCTGCTTCGAGCTGGTGTTAGCAGAGATGCCCGAACTAAAGTGGACAGGACTCCGTTACACATGGCTGCAGCAGACGGACACACTCATATTGTAGAATTGCTGATTAGG AATGGGGCTGATGTAAATGCCAAGGACATGCTGAAAATGACTGCTTTACACTGGGCAACAGAGCACAACCATCGAGACGTTGTAGAGTTGCTGATCAAATACGGAGCTGATGTCCATGCTTTCAGCAAGTTTGATAAATCTGCTTTTGATATTGCTTTGGACAAGAACAATCCAGAGACTCTGGTAATGTTACAG GAAGCAATGCAGAATCAGGTAAACACCCATCTAGAGCGAACGAATCCTGTTGCGAACACTCTGACCGTCACCTCACCATTTATTCTTGCATCAGGGGAGGTTCTCAATCTCGCTAGTCTTGTTTCTTCAGCAAACACCAAAACAACTTCGG GTGATTCAGATGTATCCACAGTGCAGTTTTCCAATTCAACGACCTCTGTGCTTGCCACGCTTGCGGCCCTTGCTGAAGCTTCAGCCCCCCTTTCCAACTCAAACAGAGCTACAG GTAACATGGAGGAAATAGTGGAAGCAAATTCTGTTGATTCTGCCATACAACAAGTGGTTGGCAGCGGAGGCCAGCGAGTTATCACAATTGTAACAGATGGAGTTCCCCTGGGCAGCCTGCAAACAGCCATCCCCAGGAGTAGCCTCAGCCAGCCGTTCATTGTAACCATGCAGGATGGACAGCAAG ttttaactgtACCTGCTGGTCAGGTTGCAGAAGAGACTATTATTGAGGACGGTGATgatgcagaagaggaagaagagccaCCAGCcaagaagcaaaaagcagaagaaaatgtcAGTGACTTGGAGGAAGACAAG GACAGCGATGAAAGGGAAGTGCTACAGCAGCAGTTGCAAGAAGCAAACCGGAAGGCTCAGGAATATCGAAGCCAACtcatgaagaaagagcaagaggcAGAGCAATACCGGCTTAAGCTAGCAGCCATGGTTAGGCAGCAGCCTAACGGGACTGAAGTAACGGTGCTCGAAGAGGTTGCTGAGGTGGACGCGGTTGTGGTAACCACGGAAGATGCAGAAGGATCTGCAATGCCTGTGGTGGAAATGGATCAGCCAACCGATATTGCTGTGGAAACTGTAACCTCCTAA
- the MLLT11 gene encoding protein AF1q, producing the protein MHLHQQQGCIAALSQQLALGPARTFSSHRSKKAGKTFSPFPSCAELVTARAGAAESSAHRPPPPTKGSSPARFEGLHCRPATPADKSRAVAPVSTKNHSILRAPSSSDSLKMLDTISSQYDSFIYWRMPIPRLDVAELEGLGLSDVTLYKPKGGLGKFTGERKQDSQDSSEEEDSLLQFNSFNFWRAPIASISSLDFDLI; encoded by the exons atgcatttacacCAGCAGCAAGGCTGCATCGCAGCCCTATCTCAGCAGCTCGCTTTGGGGCCTGCCAGAACATTTTCATCCCACCGCTCCAAAAAGGCTGGGAAAACCTTCTCCCCCTTCCCGTCTTGCGCAGAACTGGTGACGGCGCGTGCGGGAGCAGCTGAGTCATCTGCccaccggccccccccccccacgaagGGGAGTTCGCCAGCCCGCTTCGAGGGGCTGCATTGCAGACCGGCAACGCCAGCAGACAAAAGCCGAGCCGTGGCGCCGGTGAGCACAAAGAACCACTCCATCCTCCGAGCCCCTAGTTCTTCGGACAG CCTGAAAATGCTGGACACCATCAGCAGCCAGTACGACTCCTTCATCTACTGGAGGATGCCAATCCCACGGCTGGACGTGGCGGAGCTGGAGGGGCTGGGGCTCAGCGACGTGACCCTCTACAAACCCAAGGGAGGGCTGGGCAAGTTCACCGGGGAGCGGAAACAGGACAGCCAGGACAGCTCCGAAGAAGAGGACAGTCTTCTGCAGTTCAACAGCTTTAACTTCTGGAGAGCTCCCATCGCTAGCATTAGCTCGTTAGATTTTGATCTAATTTga